The following nucleotide sequence is from Longimicrobiales bacterium.
CGATGGTGCGCGAATTGATCCCACACAACGTCACCATCAACACCGTCGCCCCAGGGCTCTTCAGCACCGAGGCGCTGCACACCAACCTGCACGCGCACGCCAAGCGCGGGAACACGACCTACGAAGCGATCGTCGAAGATCGCAAGAAAGGATGCCCCGCGGGGCGGTTCGCCGAACCCTCGGAGTGCGGTGATCTCGTGGCGTACATCTGCGCCGCGCAGTCCGGATTTATGAGCGGCCAGAACATCATCAACGACGGTGGCGTCTATCAGGGCTTGTTCTAGATGATCGATCCACACGGCCGGGTCGTGATGCTCTCCGGAGCTACCGGAGGAATCGGAGCGGCCATCACTCGGCGCCTCTCCGAAGACGGCTTCCGTTTGTCGCTCGGCGTGCGGAATGTCGACGCGGCTCGCGAGGCGTTTCCGGGTCTTGAGGCCGATGGTGGACTCATCCATCGGTTTGAGGCCGGGGAGGCCGACACCGCGAAGGCGTGGGTCGACGCGACGGCCGAGCACTTCGGGCAGATCGACGTGCTGATCAACAACGCGGGCATTTTGCGGCAGGTCTTCTTCGACGAGGGTGACGAGGATCTCCTGGACGAGCTTTGGACCGTCAACGTGAAGGCGCCGTTCCGGCTCATCCGACATGCATTGCCGCATCTGTCCGAGACCGGCGGCGGCCGGATCATCAACGTCGGCTCGACCGACGCGAAGCGTTACCGGGCCGGTGTGTCGGTGGGCTACGCCATGTCCAAGCACGCCCTCATGGCCATGAGCCACGCCGCGAAGGCCGCCGGATGGGAGCACGGTGTCCGCGTCACGGCGCTCTGCCCCGGTGCGGTCGACACCCCGATGATCCAGTCGATTCCGGGTGTGACCCCGGTCGACGAGCGGATCCAACCCGCCGACCTGGCGGAGATCGTCGCGTTCTTGCTCGGGTTGCCGAACAACGCGTCGGTGCCGGAGCTGGTGGTCAATACGCGCTTAGAGTCGGGGCTTTAGATGAAGCTGGCATCTTCGGTCCGCCCCATTCACTTTCGCGCGATCCTCGCAGCCCTCGCCTGTTCCGCCACGCTCCTTTCTCCATCCCAGCCGGCCCATGCTCAGGCGCAGAATGCCGGTGAGACCCTTCGGTCCTCGGACCTGAGCGCACTCGCCTGGCGCGAGCTGGGTCCGACGATCACCAGTGGAAGGATCACCGCCTTCGCC
It contains:
- a CDS encoding SDR family NAD(P)-dependent oxidoreductase, whose amino-acid sequence is MIDPHGRVVMLSGATGGIGAAITRRLSEDGFRLSLGVRNVDAAREAFPGLEADGGLIHRFEAGEADTAKAWVDATAEHFGQIDVLINNAGILRQVFFDEGDEDLLDELWTVNVKAPFRLIRHALPHLSETGGGRIINVGSTDAKRYRAGVSVGYAMSKHALMAMSHAAKAAGWEHGVRVTALCPGAVDTPMIQSIPGVTPVDERIQPADLAEIVAFLLGLPNNASVPELVVNTRLESGL